Proteins encoded together in one Psilocybe cubensis strain MGC-MH-2018 chromosome 8, whole genome shotgun sequence window:
- a CDS encoding Retrotransposon-derived protein PEG10 translates to MKGGTAGKWAYEKTKVIDNAQSQEGFWADFVYEFREVFADPDPSNTAKHKMHMLKQGRQTADEYVASFRALISDTGYNDAALVDQFKAGLNENLRNAVYYVPDMPKTLDG, encoded by the coding sequence atgaaaggaggtactgctgggaagtgggcatatgagaagactaaagtaatagacaatgctcagtcccaagaaggtttttgggctgactttgtttatgaatttagggaagtgtttgcagatccagacccctccaacacagctaagcataaaatgcacatgctcaagcaaggcagacagactgctgatgagtatgttgctagctttagggctctgatctcagatactgggtataatgatgctgctttggtagaccaattcaaggctgggctcaatgaaaatctcaggaatgcagtctactatgttcctgacatgcccaaaaccttggatggatag